Proteins from a single region of Corylus avellana chromosome ca11, CavTom2PMs-1.0:
- the LOC132165116 gene encoding uncharacterized protein LOC132165116: MPAFEVVMPMVDHRICVRHLYANFRDIGGYRGLALKEQLWSAASSYTEYEFNDHMEELKKMNEAAYEYLSQIDPSTWSRAWFSDYPKCDLLVNNICECFNSYILKAREKPMLTMLEMIRKKLMRRYQVKREGIKKLTGKLTPRIAAKLEEIGLQAIDCIAQYAGDSMFEVTCPDNRQYVVDLGRRRCGCRQWEITGIPCSHAVAAILYDCGDPEDYVDECFTIEVYKKAYAPVIYPMPSEEQWIKTSHDKLEPPRGRIAPGRPKKLRRRAPDESRDPRNPYRMRKYGARMRCGKCNGVGHNKRACPTNRSEASNSKKSDTPIVSFSYI, translated from the coding sequence ATGCCAGCTTTTGAGGTTGTTATGCCCATGGTTGATCACAGAATATGTGTTAGGCATTTATATGCCAACTTTAGAGACATTGGGGGGTATCGAGGGTTGGCACTGAAGGAACAGTTGTGGTCTGCAGCCTCTTCATACACAGAATATGAATTCAATGATCATATGGAAgagttgaagaagatgaatgaaGCCGCGTATGAATATTTGAGTCAGATTGACCCTAGTACATGGTCTAGGGCATGGTTTAGTGACTACCCCAAGTGCGACCTCCTAGTCAACAACATCTGTGAGTGTTTCAACTCATATATTTTGAAGGCCCGTGAGAAGCCCATGTTGACCATGTTGGAGATGATACGGAAGAAGCTGATGCGGAGATATCAAGTTAAGAGGGAAGGGATAAAGAAGTTGACTGGGAAGTTAACCCCCAGGATTGCTgcaaagttggaagaaattgGGTTGCAAGCAATTGACTGCATTGCACAGTATGCTGGTGATTCTATGTTTGAAGTTACTTGTCCGGATAATAGACAATATGTGGTAGACCTTGGTAGAAGAAGGTGTGGTTGTAGGCAGTGGGAAATTACTGGAATCCCATGTTCCCATGCAGTGGCAGCTATACTCTATGATTGTGGGGACCCTGAAGACTATGTTGATGAGTGCTTTACTATTGAGGTCTACAAGAAGGCATATGCTCCAGTAATATACCCAATGCCCAGTGAGGAACAGTGGATAAAAACAAGTCATGATAAGTTGGAGCCTCCAAGAGGAAGAATTGCCCCGGGTCGACCAAAGAAGCTAAGGAGAAGGGCACCCGATGAGAGCAGGGACCCAAGAAATCCATATCGGATGAGGAAGTACGGAGCGCGAATGAGATGTGGGAAGTGTAACGGGGTTGGACACAATAAAAGGGCATGTCCAACCAATAGAAGTGAAGCATCCAATAGCAAGAAGTCGGATACACCAATTGTAAGTTTCTCATACATATAG